The genomic segment CGTTTATTTTTCCAATATTAGAAAAACGAGCAACCACTTTGTCTCCAGTTTCAAAATTCAATGCACCAACCGTAATGAAATTATCTGCAAACTCAGTTAGTTTATCGTCTGAATCGTTAGGAAAATTATCGTTATAATCGATGTCTTTGGCATCATTTCCAGCGGCGTGAACAATTAGAACGTCTTTTTTCTCTGCATATTTAATAGCATCGTACACCCATTGTTTTTGAGGAGAAAATGCTTTTCCGAAACTTCCGTTAATTACTTTTGCTCCATTATCTACCGCATAACGAATTCCCAACGCAATATCTTTGTCATATTCGTCTCCATCTGGAACAGCACGAACAGTTAAAATTCGAACATTATTAGCAATTCCATCACCCCCTAAATTGTTGTTGCGTACTTGAGCTACTATTCCCGCAACGTGAGTTCCGTGACGTGCTTCCTCTTTGTCCGGCCCAATAACAGTGTTATTACCGTATTTAGTTTTGGTAATATCGTTTGGATTATCTCCTAGTACTTTTCGGTAATCTGTTTTAAGATTGTCTCCGTTTAACAAAGCCAAGAAACCATCTAATTGTTTTTGCACAACATCTTTCAATTCTGTCATTGACATTCCGTAAGAAAGAATACGTTGCATGTCTGATTTACTTTTTAAAATAGCCGGATCTTCTGATGTTATGGCATTAACTTCCTCAACGGTATAAGTTGTTTTTCCTAAAACTTTACTAATTGTAACCTGACTTTCAGCTAGGGTTACTAACATCTGCTCTAAACGGGTTTTGCCTTGAGCCGCTTCGGCTACTTTTTTATCATTCATCGCTTTGGCGGCCAAATATGTTTTTTCATCAACTAACGATTTGTCTTTGATGATACGTTCGTATTCGACATTTTCTTTGGTAATGTCCCCTAAAAAATTCC from the Flavobacterium ammonificans genome contains:
- a CDS encoding S8 family peptidase; this encodes MKKHTISFLSLVVMAGLSLSTTAQTLTKKAKLTEVEMNRWSHLDLAKDTIPGMSVDKAYAELLKGKKGVPVIVGIVDSGVDIEHDDLKSVVWTNKKEIPSNGIDDDKNGYIDDIHGWNFLGDITKENVEYERIIKDKSLVDEKTYLAAKAMNDKKVAEAAQGKTRLEQMLVTLAESQVTISKVLGKTTYTVEEVNAITSEDPAILKSKSDMQRILSYGMSMTELKDVVQKQLDGFLALLNGDNLKTDYRKVLGDNPNDITKTKYGNNTVIGPDKEEARHGTHVAGIVAQVRNNNLGGDGIANNVRILTVRAVPDGDEYDKDIALGIRYAVDNGAKVINGSFGKAFSPQKQWVYDAIKYAEKKDVLIVHAAGNDAKDIDYNDNFPNDSDDKLTEFADNFITVGALNFETGDKVVARFSNIGKINVDVFAPGVKIYATTPKNTYSFLQGTSMAAPNVAGVAALIRSHYPKLTAKQVKHILMDSGVALDNNVIVGGKASDTRPFSALSKSGKIVNAFNALQMAEKMSKK